The Pocillopora verrucosa isolate sample1 chromosome 9, ASM3666991v2, whole genome shotgun sequence genome includes the window ACATAGACCCTTTCGTGGACAATGTTTCCACGTTCGGTATGCATGGTATCAAGTCTGGTGCCGCCTCCAACCCCGCTTACGGACGTATTCCAGGTGACCTATTGGATATACACGCGGGGTGGAAGTGTCCTTCTTTAAAGAGTAGATGTATTAAGCACACAGAACACAGATGGTGGCTGTTTAAATGTGTCAAAAGTACTTTTGCTGTAATTTAAttgttacatacatacatacactttATTGAGCGTCCCTAAAAAGGGCTTTTTAGCatcaatattaaaaagaaaattaaatagataaatgaatgaattaattACATCCCTAATTGATAAAAACTATGCAAAACTATCTACAAGGATAactaaatgaataattaatcaCATCactaattgataaaaatactATGTAAAAACTATCTACTAGGATAACTAAATGATAACTATATACAATGATTATCATCTAACCTAGTTCATGTTACAAGTCAGGTCTTTGATTAAACGTCTCTTAAAAGCTTTAGTATTTGTTATTTCCTTTAGGTCTTTGCTTAAGCTATTCCATATTTTCACGCCACGATAACAAAAGGCGCGTTGACCAGCAGTGATTCTACAATGTGGAATATTGAGGCTTTTTCTATATCTTGTCTGCCTGTTGTGAACAGTAGCTCGAGTTGAAAATTTGTCCGAGAAGTAGCTAGTTGACAGTCCTTGAAGACATTTATGCATCATAACTGCATCATTGACCATAAGTCGTTGTTTGACATTTAGCCATCGAAGTGATCTCAGACCTGCAGAGATATAGCCCTAAGATAATCCTGGCtacaaaattttgaacaagCTGGAGCTTATGGATGTTTATCGCCGAAGTGTTGCTCCAAACTGAGGAGCAATAAAAAAGCctgctgaaaacaaaactattaataatCAACGAAAGCGTTTCCTTATCAAATAAATGCTTAATTCTATCGATCTGGATCAGCTTGTTCATACAACTAGCAACCGTTGTACATATGTGTTCATTATAGGAGAGGTACTGATCTAGAAACACTCCAAGATCCTTTGCTACAGGTGTTGGTAATATTGGTTTACCACAAAGTGCTTTTGTAAATTCAAGTAATCGTTGTAGCAATTACAGCACACCTACCACAAGAAGTTTGGTTTTATCTGGATTCATAAGCAGTGAATTGTGACAGCACCACCAACAAATTTCTCTTAAATCGGAGTTAACTGCGGAGACTGCGTCACATAACTCAttagttttaaattgttctGTTTGTAGATACTCCCTAGCACTCCATTCCACGCGCCAAATGGCACAATCTATGAACTGCACCCTCCCAAATGAATCTTCAGGTAATTTTAATTGAGTGACAAAAAGGCTGTAAACACATACATGTAAGCTGGTTTGCCTATGTTATTTGAAGTGCAAATGTAGTTGGAAATGTTGACCATTTGACAGCATGTAGTATGACAGTATGTATGTGCAGTATTTTGACATGTGACCATAATGAtcagaacttttctttcagcttcCATCAATGTCTAatgcatatattttttaaacaaaagtcaAGGAAATGCAGCCAAGACCTGtgacacaaaaccaaaaacagtgAGCACATATAGGTGtatataaataattaaagaaatacacctttaaaaattaattcacttTCTAAAATGCTCCACCTTGATGGACTCAGGCCTGGTCTTGCTTCATAATCTTTATTGCACTGAAAGCCAGCGACTGATGAATTCTGCAGTTCCTCACTTGAGAACAGCTGCCTTGCTAGTGCCTCCACAGCTGACTTTGCATCGGTAGCATCCTCTATTAACTTGACCAATGTCTCCTGACTATagttttgacatgaaaaagatATTAACAAGAGAGCATAGACATAAAGCTAAGAATGAAAAGAACcatcaaaattgaaaacctGTTTGAAGTCAAAATTCTTGAGATTTATGTTTTAATGAGCAGTGATGTGAAGATCAGGTATCTGGTGATTTCGCCAACGAGTGATTTCGCCAACGTCACGTTCGCCAATGTCTTTGGTCACTTGGCCAACGCgatgagtcgcttggccaacgTCCTACTGGTCACTTTGCCAATGTATTAGTTtactctaaataaaaatttaccattactTCTTCTTGCTTCTGTGTGTTATTTACTTGACTGAGCTGACTTGATTTCCCCGTTCGAACTTAGTTTCCTTCCGTTATTTTGTTCGGACTTAGTTTCCTTCTCTTGTACGCGCAACTTAAAACACAGTGGGCCCACATAAATGCACGGCACGCCACACGTCACTGGCGCTGTACGTTGCTGAATTTAACTTAGAGCAATAAAGTCGCGTGTGTGCAACCTTTTCCTTAAGTTCTTCTATAAGGTTTATTTGTCGATAACAGAGATTTATATAATTACCTTTGAGACTTCTAGAACAGAGATTTATATAAATACATTGTagactactactactactaattcTATAACTCCAGTGCATATTATAACTTCGATCAAGAGTATATAAGTATTACAAGAAACACACGCTTGTATATTACCATATGAATAGACGTGTAAACTCATTGTGTTAAAACTTGTTAATTTTACCCTATTGTTCTAAATAAACCAATCCAATTGCTTGAAACTAACTGGTATGATATTTCGATCCTTCGAAGTGTATAAAACACACTGGCATGCGAAGAATGTTCATTTCAATCATACGATTACGACACACTCTACTACTCATAACGAATTATCTCGGAAACCTTTATCTCGGAATACTATTAATATCAGGATGGCTACTGCGCAGATTTTAAACTGTATTGTTTGTCACGAACTGGTATGGCCTCGGCAGCAAGCGGTTCAGTGCGATGGATGTTTTCGCTGGAACCATCGAATGTGTAACACTGGTAAGTTATATTTACTTATATATACTCTGATACTCTAAAAAGTAGAGACCTGGGCCAGGATTATAAGTTGATGgaggatctaatttctcttttatacAACTGTTGTTGCTTATCTTACACCTAACAGAAGAcatctaaaagtaaaaaaaaactcattacgCTGACCAAAACTGAACCGTGACCAATGTTATTTAGTTTCTTATATCATCTGACAGTGAACTTACTTAAAATGAACTTACTTAAAATCCGTGCattttgtaaataggttttccactaaaatattttgcacttgtaaatatttataaaagtaCGTATTGTTATTAAAATGTTGTTGATATTATAcatgttatattttatttctgacTCGTTTTGAAGGCTGGAAAACAAACTCTGattgtttctgaaaaatgttAACTCGTTAATTCACATCGTAAcgcatttttcaagtaaaattttgagttatACATTTTTGGAACACATTTGGAAGCCATCGGAGTTTGTTATTCAACAGTTTTAAATTACCGCGATGTTAGTGCTCACACGCCGGCTTTTTCTGGATCTgtcaaaaatatgcaaattgttTGGAAGTCAGCCAAGCGAAACTAGCATTAACTTAAAATTGTTCTGACCCAAGTATCAGCATTACATCCGAAGTATCAGTAAGCACCCTTTTTACTAAGCTATTACTAAGTTATTACTAGACATTTGGCGTTGGCGAAGTGACCAGTAGGACGTTGGCCAAGCGATTCATCGCGTTGGCGAAGCAAACAAGGACGTTGGCGAACGTGACGTTGGCGAAATCACTCGTTGGCGAAATCACCGCAATTCGAAGATCAAACCAAGGAATTCGAAAGAAAACGGGTTTATCAAGCATTTGTAGCACTTCAAAACGAAAATCAATGTAATTGAGAAAAATACTGGGTGTATAAACTCACCAAATACTGCAAGAACATGTCCCTGAAACAACATGGGTCTCTTTGTCGCTGGATCTGTTCCTTGCAGTGAACATTCATCTCCTTCTCTCACATTGAAGGGATCACGAACGATGATCTTCGAGGAACTCTGCGCCTCCACTCCCCACGATCCCCAGTCAACAACAACGTACCTGTGCTTTGGCATTTTCggaaatcaaaactaaacagAACTCAGCTGAACAGGACGAAACTGAAAGTTAAAACGGACGCCAAGGACGATCACGGTAAAACACGTGGAGATATGAATGTCACACCGCGAACAGACGCTTCCAAATTCAAATCTGGTGGGACTTTTGCTTTGATCGTATTGAAAAGCTGTGGTCACTTCAAAGTCGGCGAGAAATATCACAATCTGGCATGGGTCGAAAATAAACACGTGTGAAATTCTTCAGGGGCAAGGTTTGCCAGATGGTTATTCTTCTTGTTCGCTTCGCGCCCATTCTGTCCAAGCATCACTCTTTCTTgcaaagttaataaaaaaatccGTAACAAAGTCCTCCGCTACAAAGTAAAGGATGCTCTGGACACACTTCGCATTTTTTGTGAAGCAAGCGGCCGTTGCAACCACAACTGCCgatccgccatgtttgtttaCCAAATGCCGATGAATCTCACCGCTGACCAGTTGATCGCTGCAACGACGGCTCTTACGTACGCGATCGCTGTGGACTGTATCCTTGAGGAAATCATTCACCTTTCTGGAAACCCAAACGATTGGTGTGTTGCTAGGGCTCCGAATTGCTGTGGTCATTGTCGATAAAGTTGTTTGtaatgaacaaaaaagtgagtaatttacttatttatcatTGTACTTGTAGTGTTAAGTATCTCTCTGCAAAGTTGGCTCTTCATAATGTGAGGCCTGACAAAAGCAACCATTCTCAAGGTGTCAATGGTAGTCACAATGTGACTCTCAATTGTTCATtctcaagaaaaatttggaCTAAACACAAACAGGAAGATAACAGAAACAATCTATTCTAGCTGTATCTTGTATTTTCATTAGTGTAAATGCCCTTATGCAAATTTCTTATTCAAAACTCTGCGGTGAACAGCTTTTGTTGGAGTTCTTAAAGGGGAAGTACGGTCtagaaaaattttacttctattGATAGAACTTTTCCACAGGAATTCGAAAATAGTTGCCGTTTTGTCCAGTTTGCTTTGCAATTACGACAACAGCGCTTTGAAGTTGCTCTTATCTACCACTTTCGCGACTAGAAAAACGCCATCTTGGACATGACGTCAGCTATGACGTAGCAATAGTCAAACCTTGTTGTTCATCGCTTTGACCTGGTTGACTTGATTGACCTTTCTGACGAGTATTTCTAATGAGGGTTTAACTATGGTCAACTGTCTTGTAGTTAACTGCCATAATacttacaaaaatacaaaagggaAAGGAGTAAGCTTCCACAAGCTACctgtaaatgaaaatttaaaggaaatttggCTGGCAAAAATAAAACGCGAGGACGCTCTGCCGAAACCCGAGAACTGCTACGTCTGCTCAGATCACTTTATCAAGGACGACTTCAAGCGGAATATTCAGGTATGAATATTTGACCTTTGCTTCAAACTGAAAGCTATGTTTACCTTTCCCATACTCGAATTgtattttgttctttaattttatttaaaagaaccACTGTAATAGCAGCAAAACAAATTGAAGCTCGCATTGGTGATTGACCACGTGTAGTAAATTCAATCGCGACCATGAGGCGCTTAGCCGTTTTCTCCCAAGAATTTTTCCCAAGCATTTTTCCAAAGCAGTGTTTATAATTATCTTATAAGGCACGTGAATATTTGTTTATACCAGAATCACGGTGAAAAAGGTCTTCTAGTCACTCTGTGTAAATAAGAAGACAATGAGGAAAACCATTAGTGtgtttaatgtttgtttgttttcctttcttgtaAAAATACAGTCCGAGCTCCTTGGATCTGACGGTAGCAGGAAAAAGAGACACTTAAAAGATGATGCAGTTCCATCTGTTTTTCCCTATGCACCTCCACCAAAGAAAATCCGACAAACAAGCGTTGGTAGGGCGAATCGCCAGAGCCGACAGGAGGTGGGGTGTGAAATATTAATGATGCAATAACAACTGTTTTGTGATACCAGCCTGTAAATGTAATCAACACCGTACATTCTGCATTTCATCGTAGGTCTTGAACACCCTTCTTGAAAACACCAATTTGCTATCTTTAGAGCAAGAAAAGTCTTCGTGTTCAGTTGTAAAGGAAAACACTAGCGATACACCATCTACCTCCTGTGCTGCTTCGCCCTCTTCTCCACAGCTTGAAATAGAACCTTCGGCGAATCAACTTTCTTCCCAAAGCTGCACAGAATCTCAGTTTATCCGGACCGACGCTACATCTGCAAGCGCAGAACACCGCgaacctgaaaaaaaagtttacgaCGTGTGGAACACAATGGCTTGCTAGTGAAACAGGAGACGCGCTGCTTCTTCAAGATCACAACTATAGTTGTGTTCCACCATGGAATCCGCTGCCTTTATTCTCTAAGCCTGGGTCCCTTTGCACGCAGCCATTTACTTCGACCCCGATCAAAGCTTCATCTAGCCAACCACCTCGGCTTCTGGAACTCTCGATTAACCTGGAAGaagatactgacgtaacaataGATGACGATGTGAACGACAATTCCCTTCAAGTCAGCTTTGATGATGACAATATCAACAACAGTTCCATTCAAGTCAGCTGTGATGAAGAGGCTGGGGAAGACAGTTCGTTTAACATCAGCTTTGAAGAAGTGGACCAGGACACCACCCAAAGCGATTTGGAGACTGATCCGCCCGTTAGTAACAGTCACGATACCATTTATGAGAAAATGTGTTCGTCTCCCAAGTACATAGTATTTGAGGAAGAACTGCTTAAGTTATTTGGCCGCTGTGTTGAATGCGGTGGCGAGGTTCTTGAAAAGGAGCTATTAAAAAAGGGAAGTGCGCTTAAAGTAACGACACTTTGTAAAAACTCCCATTCGAAGGAGTGGGTTTCCCAGCCACTTGTTAACAGGGCGGCCGCGGGGAACGTATTGCTTTCAGGTGCTATACTTTTTACAGGAAATACGTTTTCGCGTGTTTCAGAAGTTGCCTCTGCAATAAATCTTGCCTTTCTGAGCAAATCGGATTATCACAACTGGCAGAAGAAGCACCTTTTCCCTGTTATAAATGATCGTTGGCAGCAGGAAAAGGCGGCAGTCCTCGCTGATCTCTTAGACAGGAGCTCGGTCACTCTCCTCGGGGATGGACGTTGTGACTCCCCAGGCTATAGTGCCAAATACGGAACTTACACCATGATGGACAAAGAGAGTGAGAAAATTGTCGATTTCGAAGTTTGCCATGTAAAGCAGAGTACAAGTTCACAGGCAATGGAGAAACGTGGTTTTAAGCATTGTCTTGATCGCGCACTAAATAGTGGCATTCCTGTAGGTGTTGTAGGTACTGACAGGCACACCGGTATCAAGGCACTCATGAGAAGCGAGTATAAGGACCTCGGTGTTGAGCACCAGGTAGACGTGTGGCACTTGACTAAGAACATCAAGTCCAAGCTAGCCACGAAAGCCAAGAAGAAAGAATGCAGGGACCTCTCTCCTTGGATAAAATCCGTGACAAACCATATGTGGTGGTCAGCGATGACATGTGACGGAAATCCCCAGCTCCTCAAAGAGAAGTGGGTCAGCATCCTCCACCACACGGCTGACAAACACGATTGGGATTCGACTGTGCTGTACAGTCGTTGTGCACACGAGCCCATTTCCCCAAGGGCACATCGTAAAACGAAATGGCTAGTCGCAGGTTCCCCGGCACACGAAGCGTTAAAACACGTAGTGCTAGAGAAGACACTCTTAAAGGATTTGGACCTTCTAACGAAGACCATCCACACAGGGGCCTTAGAAGTGTACCATTCACTCTACAACAAATACGCGCCCAAGCGGCAACATTTTGGATACCTGGGAATGGTAGCGCGTACACAGCTAACTGCTTTAGACCACAATTCGGGCACTGGTCGATCTCAAGCAGAGGCTTCGAGTGGGGAGAAACGATTCCGCTATGTTTATCCTAAGGGGATGAAGGATTGGGTTGTAAGGCCTGTTTTCGAAGAGAAGACCAAGCCGCACGTTACGGAAATGCTATGCTCAGTGTTGGAGATGAGAGACACAGGAGAAGAGCCAGAGCAAGTTCAAGTCCCTGATCTCCCAAAAAACATCGCACCCATTCCGCGCCCACCAAAAGAGGACCTTCTCGCACGGCATGTATccagatttggaaaaaaattaagcaagtgaaaaaaatagaaatacaaaaatCGAATAGTCCGCCTAAAATGGCACTAGCATTTACATTGtcagttttctatttttggaaCAGACTGTTGAAGGTATTTTAATGATTGGAACTGGAGCCGATACCCCTATAGTGCCGTGGACCTCCTTGaatgtttaataaaaacaaagacaagttTATTAATTAAACGTGACTATCCCGGCCATGAGTCATTGTCCTCGGCATCTTTAAAGCCTGTATAATTTCCGGCTGCATCTGGGTAATTACGTCTTATTGATGCCACAACACACGAAGGAATCACGCGTCTGTTCCCTTTACCAAGTCTGTTATAAGTCCACCAAGTAAACTGTCTATAACCTGCCAATCGCATACTCctaggaaaaaacaaaagacattgATACATGCTCGGAACAGAACCCAGACAAATGcagttgaaacaaacaaattctacttcGCCAAGCAGGGGCTCATTTGTAATGAGATCAATATCTTAAGCTAACATTGTGTGACAAAGGGAGACTTCCTGAGGCTCGCCGTTTGACTAAGGCTCTGTTTACATGTAGCAAGTTTCCCTTTCTTATTTTCCCTCATTAAGTGATGTGATGATTCTCATAAGAACtccttctttcaattttgtctCGTCCACGTCCATATTTACTCATAATTTACCTCCATTAGGAAAACAAAGCACACAAACTGAAGAGGTGTACTGGCTCTTTACAATTAAATATAGCGATGAAGTTCACCCTTCAGACAAAAGACTACAACACCACTTGTATTAAAAGGGCTGACAACACTGCATTTGTTTCTTAGGGTTCGCGTCACACGAACTCGTAAACAACTAAAGCGTTTTGTTtgcatgaattttgtgaaaaatatttattctgtTGGTGCTTACTCATTTGACGGATAATCTTCAAGTCTGTCATTTCTCACTTGGTGCATGCCAACTAGGGCTGTTCTCAAGACGTCCGCTAGTAAACACACGGGTCCAAATGATCCGTGCTCTGTAATACACTGAAGCTTGTTACCTGCAATTTCAGTGATAGTTCATATCACTCAGTTAGCAGGGTGAAATAAATCCATTGCGGGCACTGCGCcgttctttagtaaaaaaataaaaaattatcactttagaaacaaagattttatttgagAAGAATTAATTACCTTCCAGATCGAGTCGATCACCTAGTACATCCATTTCTTGGCAGCATATACACTCGTTTTCTGTTGGCATCTCTTGACAGTTGCCGTAAGAACACCATTCGCGATTTCCAAGACGTGAGCGCGTAGATGTTTCTTCTTGTATCTCTTCCTGAGTTTCTTTGTCAACAgaaatttcttcttctcctgAAGATGAGCTATGTTGCGGCTCAAACATGAATGGACGAATTACACCGTCTGGATTAAGATCCAAGTCGAGAATTGAGTCATTATCGCTCTCCTCGCCGCTGTTTTCTATGTTTTCATCCATCTTAGTCGACATTACAACGCTTGACTATTGCTACGTCATAGCTACGTCATAATAAAGATGGCggatttcaattccaaaatgtcaattttttaaacgtAATTTCTGGCAACAAATACACTTAAAGCTCAAATGAATTGccaataatgaaaaaacaagtCAGAAACTTTTGATATAGGTAAACTTTTTCTAGACCGTACTTCCCCTTTAATTGATTATGAGAAACTTGTTTAAAACCAACAATGTTAATCACTGATAAGATGACTGTATAATCAGACAAATCAGCTAATATATATTGAATAGTGGCTTTgcattatgaaaaaaatcagcATGTTGAGAATCCATTTTTCAATGACAGGTGACTTATAACTGTACATCAAGTGTACCTGCCCAAAACTGATTAATCTAATTACTCAGGGTTTCCA containing:
- the LOC136283322 gene encoding uncharacterized protein, with amino-acid sequence MVNCLVVNCHNTYKNTKGKGVSFHKLPVNENLKEIWLAKIKREDALPKPENCYVCSDHFIKDDFKRNIQSELLGSDGSRKKRHLKDDAVPSVFPYAPPPKKIRQTSVGRANRQSRQEVLNTLLENTNLLSLEQEKSSCSVVKENTSDTPSTSCAASPSSPQLEIEPSANQLSSQSCTESQFIRTDATSASAEHREPEKKVYDVWNTMPGSLCTQPFTSTPIKASSSQPPRLLELSINLEEDTDVTIDDDVNDNSLQVSFDDDNINNSSIQVSCDEEAGEDSSFNISFEEVDQDTTQSDLETDPPVSNSHDTIYEKMCSSPKYIVFEEELLKLFGRCVECGGEVLEKELLKKGSALKVTTLCKNSHSKEWVSQPLVNRAAAGNVLLSGAILFTGNTFSRVSEVASAINLAFLSKSDYHNWQKKHLFPVINDRWQQEKAAVLADLLDRSSVTLLGDGRCDSPGYSAKYGTYTMMDKESEKIVDFEVCHVKQSTSSQAMEKRGFKHCLDRALNSGIPVGVVGTDRHTGIKALMRSEYKDLGVEHQVDVWHLTKNIKSKLATKAKKKECRDLSPWIKSVTNHMWWSAMTCDGNPQLLKEKWVSILHHTADKHDWDSTVLYSRCAHEPISPRAHRKTKWLVAGSPAHEALKHVVLEKTLLKDLDLLTKTIHTGALEVYHSLYNKYAPKRQHFGYLGMVARTQLTALDHNSGTGRSQAEASSGEKRFRYVYPKGMKDWVVRPVFEEKTKPHVTEMLCSVLEMRDTGEEPEQVQVPDLPKNIAPIPRPPKEDLLARHVSRFGKKLSK
- the LOC131785149 gene encoding P2X purinoceptor 7-like, translating into MSTKMDENIENSGEESDNDSILDLDLNPDGVIRPFMFEPQHSSSSGEEEISVDKETQEEIQEETSTRSRLGNREWCSYGNCQEMPTENECICCQEMDVLGDRLDLEGNKLQCITEHGSFGPVCLLADVLRTALVGMHQVRNDRLEDYPSNESMRLAGYRQFTWWTYNRLGKGNRRVIPSCVVASIRRNYPDAAGNYTGFKDAEDNDSWPG